The following nucleotide sequence is from Tardiphaga sp. 709.
CGTACAGAAACTATCAGCCGCTTGATTGGCGATTGCATTCGCCCTCGTTAGGTTTCCTGAGCAGGGGGATTCCAAATGTGCATCGCATTCGACATCGACGAGGTCATCGAGCTTTCCGGAGACATCGACCATGAGGTAGCTATTGAGGAGGACGCGATGAAGATGGATCTGCTCGCGCCGCGCCTCATAGGAAGCCTATCGAGATCCACGGCACTGCAGCTACGATGAGTGTTCCGATCAGCAACGCCAGCATGTATCCAATAATCGGCTTCATGCCCTCATCGGGGTTGATGCGGCTGATGGCGCAGGCGGCATAGTAACCGACGCCGAATGGCGGAGCGAACAGGCCGATGCCCATCGCGAGAATGACGACCATTGCATAGTGGACCTCATGGACGCCGACCTGCCGCGCGATCGGGAATAGTAGCGGCCCGAACAGCACGATGGCGGGAATGCCTTCCAGCACGCTGCCGAGGATCACGAACGCGACGATGGTGACGGCGAGGAAGACGGGGACGCCGCCGGGCAGTCCAGTCATGAACGTGGCAAGCGAAGATGAGAAGCCGGATTGGGTCAATGCCCATGCCATGCCGGTCGCCGCACCGATGATGAGCAGAATCGCGCCCGACAGCGCGGCCGTGTCGATCAGCATCGGATAGAGGCGCCGCCAGGCAAACTGCCGATAGATCAGCAGGCCCGCCAGAGCCGAGTAGACGATGCCGATGGTCGACACTTCAGTAGCGGTTGCGACGCCCTTAACCACCGCGGCGCGAATGACAAAGGGCAATGCGATGGCTGGAATGGCGATCACGAAGGCAAGGCCGATCTGGCGCTTCGTCGCCCGCTCGACCTGCGACAGATCCTCGCCGCGATAGCGCCACCAAACCACCGCGCAGAGCATGATCGCCAGTACGATGCCGGGCAGCAATCCGCCGGTGAACAGTGCCGAGATCGACACGCCGGTCACCGATCCAATGGTAATGAGCACCAGCGAGGGTGGAATCGTTTCGGTCTGCGCGCCGGTTGCCGACAGCAGGGCGACAAGATCGCCGGGCTTGGCGCCGCGCTTCTTCATTTCCGGAAACAGCACCGGCGCTACCGCTGCCATGTCGGCCGCCTTGGACCCTGAAATGCCGGACACGAGATACATGGCGCCGACCAGCACATAATGCAGGCCGCCATGAACGTGTCCCAAAAGACTGGCGAGGAAGCCCACCATGGCACGGGCCATGCCCGTCATCTCGATCAGCAACCCGAGAAACACGAACAGCGGCACAGCCAGCAGGATCAGATGGCTCATACCCTCGTCCATGCGGCCCATCACAACCACGTCCGGCGTGCCGGTGGTCAGGGTGAGATAGCCGACCGTCGCAAGACCGAAGGCGAAGGCGATCGGCACGGCAGCGAACACCATCGCGCCGACGAGGAAAACGAAAAAGATGAGCAGGTTGAGATTGCCGAGCGGCTTCAGCACCGGCCCTAGCAAAGCAAGAGCCGTGATGATCACCGCGACCAGCGCTACGGCCATCAGCACGCGCCGCCAGTCGGCAACGCTGGCGAGCCGCAGCAGTGCGACCAGCAACATCAGCCCCATGCCCACCGGCAGCGCCGCAGCCCGCCATGTATTGACGATGTCGAGCGCGGGCGTTCTGACATAGACCTCGTCGGCGGCAAACTCGTAGGCGGGATGAATGACCAGCACCAGGAATGCGAGCGATGCAGAAACGGCGACCGTGTCAAGAAAGGCCCGCATGTCCGGATCGAGCTTGCTGACGATGGCAGTCATCCGCATGTGCTCGTTGCGCTGGAAGGCGAGCACCGATCCCAGCATCGCGAGCCAGAGAAAGAGGATGCCGGCCAACTCGTCCGACCAGATCAACGGCGTATGGAAGACGTAGCGCCCGACGATCCCGGCAAATAGGATGCCGATTTCCGCCAGCACCAGCAGCGCTGCTGGTACTGCGGTGAATGTGAACAGCGCCGTGTTGGCGCGGGCGACCCAGCGCGGCCAGCCGGCGCGAAGTTGCGCCGGCTCCACGCGGGTTTCAATCTGCTGCGCGTGCGCCATGATGATCAGGCCAGCTTGCCGGAGACTTTTTCGAGCTGGCTCCAGGCCTCTTCGCCGAACTTGGCCTTCCACTCACTGTAGAAGCTGGTCTTGGCCAGGGCATCACGGAAGATGGCACGATCGACGTCGATGAATTGCAGCCCCTTCGACGTGAGATCAGCGCGCAGCGACTCGCTGAGTTTCGCTATGTCGCCCCGCTGGTCGGTTGCCGAACGGTCGAATTCACGCGAGACGATTTCCTGCACATCTTTCGGCAGACGCTCGAAGGCGCGCTTGTTGCCGAGAATCCAGTAACCGTCCCAGACATGACCGGTGAGACTACAGGATTTCTGTACTTCATATAGCTTGGCTGTCGCGATGATGGGCAGCGGGTTCTCTTGCCCGTCGACGACCTTGGTCTGCAACGACGAATAGACTTCGTTGAAGTTAATCGGCGCAGGCCCGGCCTGCAGCGCCTTGAATAGCGAGGTCAGGATCGGTGCCGGCGGAACACGAACCTTAAAGTTCTTGAGGTCGTCCGGCGTCTTGATTTCGCGCCCCGACGATGTGACGTGACGGAAGCCGTTGTCCCACACCTTGGACACCGTCATGATCGGCGTCTTTGCGATCTGGGCGCGGATATAACTGCCGAGCTCACCGTCCATCGCCTGCCAGATCGCGGCGTAATTGGTGAAGGCAAAGCCGGTATTGACGATGCCGGCGGCCGGCACGAAGGTCGCGAGAATCGACGATGACTGATTGAAGAACTCGACCCCGCCATTGCGCACCTGGGTCAGGAGTTCGGTGTCGGAGCCGAGCTGGTTGCTGGGAAACAGCTTGATCTCCAGTCGGCCACCGGTTGCCTCGCGAATTCGATCGCTGGCTTCCTGACCGCGGACATTGACCGGATGTGTTGGGTCCTGCCCGGTGGCGAGTTTGTAGGTGAACTCGGCCGCCGATGCCGGACGGGTCAAAATGCCGCCGAACGAGATGGCAGCACCTGCCATCAGCAGGTTGCGACGCGAGATCGTGGCACGCTTTTGAATGGTCATGATTTCCTCCGTTGTCATCCAGACGATGGATCTTGTTGTCGTGATGGTCGCCGGCTCTTGGAGGCCGGTCTGTAAAAGCATCTTCTTCGCCACCGGTACTGCTGCGCAGTGACGGCGTTGCTGTCGTACTCGTCCCAGATCGGAGCTAACGCCGCGACCTTACAGCCATCCCTTGATCTGCGACGCCACGGCGGTGGCCGAGATGCCGTAGCGGTCGTGCAGTGTCGGCAGTGCGCCGGCATCGAGGAATTCGTCGGGAAGTCCGATCTGCCGGAATGTCGGATACACGCCTGCCCGCATCAGCACTCCGGCAACCGCCTCGCCGAGTCCGCCAATCAGCGTATGGTTCTCGGCGACGACGACCAGACGACCGGATTTTCCGGCCTCGCGAATAATCGTCTCGGTATCGAGCGGCTTGATGGTCGGGACATGCAGCACACCGACGTCGATGCGGTCATCGGCGAGTGCCTTGGCTGCCTCCAGTGCGCGCATGGTCAGGATGCCGGAGGAAATCACCAGGACGTCCCTGCCGTCGCGGACCAGCTTCGCCTTGCCAGGTTCGAAGCGGTAGTCGTACTCGTCAAGTACCAGCGGCACCTGGCCGCGCAGCAGCCGCATATAGACCGGCCCCTGATGCGCAGCGATAGCGGGCACGGCCTGTTCGATCTCATGCGCATCGCAAGGATCAATCACCATCATGTTCGGCATCGCCCGGAACAACGCCAGATCCTCTGCCGCCTGATGGCTGGGGCCGTAGCCGGACGTCAGCCCAGGCAGTGCGCAGACGATCTTCACGTTGCGGTTCTCTTCCGCGATGGTCTGGTGGATGAAATCATAGGCCCGGCGCGACGCGAATACCGCATAGGTGGTCGCGAACGGCATGAAACCCTCGGCCGCGAGCCCCGAGGCCGCGCCGAACAGCAATTGTTCGGCCATGCCCATCTGATAGTAGCGGTCGGGGAATTCCTTTCCGAAGATGTGCAGGTCAGTATATTTGCCGAGATCCGCGGTCATGCCGATGACCTCCGGACGTGCGCGGGCGAGTTCGACCAGCGCGTGCCCGAACGGCGCCGACTGTGTCCGCTGCCCCTCGGACGCGATCGACGCGATCATGGCGGAGGTCGTCAGGCGGGGCTTGCCTGACGGCGTCGTGGTGACGGATTTCATGCTGACCTCCCGGCATCCAGCGCCTTCAAGGCGAGTTGCCATTCGTGCGCCTCGACGCGGATAAAGTGGTTTTTCTCGCGCTGCTCCAGGAACGGCACACCCTTCCCCATCAAGGTGTCTGCGACGATCATGCGAGGTTGCGGCTTAGTGTGATGCTTCGCTGCATCAAAGGCAGCCACGACGGCATCAAGGTCATTGCCATCGATGCGCTGTACGAACCAGCCGAATGCCTCGAGTTTCTCGACCAGCGGCTCAAACGCCATGACCTGTGTCGAAGGGCCGTCGGCCTGTTGATTATTGACGTCAACGATCGCGATCATGTTGTCGAGCTTGAAATGGCTGGCTGACATGATGGCCTCCCAGACCGAGCCCTCGTCGAGTTCACCATCGGAAAACAGCGTATAGACGCGCGCATCTGAGCCTTTGCGCTTGAGCCCGAGGGCTCTGCCGACGGCGATACCGAGCCCGAGCCCGAGTGATCCGCCCGACATCTCCATGCCGGGCGTATAAGCGGCCATGCCGGACATCGGCAGCCGACTTTCATCGAAACCGTAGGTCTCAAGTTCAGCTTCGGGGACGATCCCGGCCTCGATCAGTGCCGCATACAGCGCGATGGCGTAATGGCCATTCGACAGCAGGAAGCGGTCGCGTCCCTCCCAGGATGGATCCTCCGGCCGATAGCGCATCGCATGGAAGTAGGCGACGGCCAGCACGTCGGCGATATCCAGGGCTTGCGCGATGTAACCCTGGCCCTGCACCTCACCCATCCGCAGCGCATTCCTGCGCACCCGATAGGCACGTTCCGCGATATCGGGGGCATTGGCGAGTGTCTTCGTATCCATGACGATCTCCCGTGTCTGCATCTCAATGAATGAGCATGCCGCCATTGACGTCGATCACGGCCCCGGTGACGTAGGCGGAGAGATCGGAGGCCAAAAACAGATAGATGTTCGCGACATCCACGGCGTCGCCGAGTCGCTGGAGCGGAATCCCGCTGATGATGTCGGCCTTCATTTCGGGCGTCAGCTTGCCGCCGGTGATGTCGGTCTGGATAAGTCCCGGCGTCACGCTGTTGACGCGGATGCCATCCGGTCCGAGTTCACGGGCCATCGCCTTGGCGAGTCCGAGCACGCCAGCCTTCGCCGCCGAATAATGCGGGCCGCCGAAAATGCCGCCGCCGCGTTGGGCGGACACGGAGGACATGCAGGCAATCGTGCCCTGCCGGCGCGTGCGCATGTGCGGGACGAACGCCTGGCTGAGATAGAGCACGCCGGTCATGTTGACATCGACCACGCGCTGCCAGTTCTCAGGTGAAATATCCATCAGCTTCAGCGGCTGAGTGATCCCGGCATTGTTGATCAAAATATCGATCTTGCCGAACGCCGCGATGGCCTGCTCGGCCGCATTCCGGCAACTGGCGGGGTCGCTGACATCGCAGCCCAGGCCGACATGACCCGGACCCAGCTCTTCGGCTGCACTCTTCGCTCCGGCGGCATCGAGATCGAGGATGGCGACCTTGGCCCCTTGGCTTGCGAACAGCCGTGCGGTGGCCCGACCGATCCCGCGTGCACTGGCCGCGCCCGAAATCACGGCGGTCTTCTCGCTGAGCAACATGAATGTCCTCCCTGTCAGATTTTGGAGCAATCTATGATTGCGCCATCCTCATCGACAAACGAGAAATTCACTTGAATTGATGAATTCAGCTCACCTGTCCGTCAGGGCGCCTTGGCGCGCGCTGGAGGCGGCGCGATCTGACAGGCGGGGGTCCCTTCCAGAGCTTCGAGATTTATGTTGATGCCGAGTTCTCGCGTCAGCCAGCCGATGAAGGTCACCATCGATGGCGCATATCGCCGTGACCGCGGGAAGACCAACCAGTGCCCGGTGTAGAAGACGTCTTCGCTCACGCCTTCAAGGGGCCGCACAAGGCGGCCGGATGCAATCTCACGCTCGGCCAGCAGGGTGGATTCGAGAGCAACCCCGATCTCATCCGCCGCAGCACTCAGCGACATGAAACTGCGATCAAAGCGCGGTCCGTTCGGAAGTGGCGCGACAAGCCCGTTTGCGGCGAACCAGGCCGGCCAACGCACGTTCTTGTTGTCACTTTCAATCAATATCTGCTGCAGCAGATCACCGGGTGAGCGGATCGCTGCCGCGAGTGAGGGAGCGCAGAGTGGTGTGACGACCTCCGTTCCAAGCGGCAACACGATCAAGCCTTGTTTCAAGGATCCATAGTCGCCGGTCGGCGGGACGCCGTAGACAATGTCTGCATCGAACTCATCGGCAAGAAACTTCGTATAGTCCGTGCCGGTAGCGAGCCGCAGCTCGAGACCCGGACAGTCCGACAGAAGCCTGCGTAATCTAGGAACCAGCCATTGAGCGGCAAAGCTCGGTGCGCAATGCAGCTTCAACAATTGGGGCTTTCTCGCTGCCACGCTACCCAGGCCGAGATGCAACTCGCCAAAGCCGCGCTCGACATGCCGCATCAACGTCTCGCCCTCCGGCGTCAAACGGATGCCGCGGCCTTCGCGCTCAAAAAGCACTGTTCCTAAGTCCCGTTCGAGGCCGCGGATGGCATGACTGACGGCACTCGGCGTCAGTCCCAGATCGTCGGCCGCCAAGCGAAACGATCCGGTACGGGTCACGGCCTCAAAAGCACGCAGAGCGGTCAAGTGGAGATTGCGAAGCATGGCACAAGAATGGCCGTTGAGACACGCTAACACAAGCTCTCGCACGACTTACTCGTCTGTCCGTCGTCAGCCAATTTGAGACTGATCGGACATTTCGCAAAGCGAAGCTCTGGCTCATCAGGGTTAAAGTTTCAAGTGGCCTGCAGTCGATGCTGCAAGCGGCGGTTGGTTGGCGACGGTGACGCGTTTGATGCGCTAACGCTCTGCGAGCATTGCCCTGCCGTAGTAAGCGTCGGCCGGAGTGAGGCGTCGAGGCTGATAGTACGCGTGGTAACCAGCAGACTGTAGACAGCGGGAACGACGAATAGCGTGAACAATGCACCGATCGACAGACCGAAAACGATCACCGGTCTCCTATTGATGCGAGAGGCCGCGCCAGCCCCGGAGGCTACCGAAATTCTAGATTTCCATCTCTCTTACCGGCTTCGTTTTGCGACCATTGCCAGCTGTAGTCGCCCTAATGCGTGCCTCAACTGAGATTTCGATGTATTTATATCGTTGCGGGCTTTAAATTTCTCCGCGCAGACCCTTTTTATTGAATTGATATCGCTTCGTTCGAACCGGACCTACCTATGCCGATTGCCAACGGGCTCTATTCGATACGTATCTCGATGGACGGCGAGGATCGTCGCCGAGCCTCTGGCATCATCAACTTGCAGGATGGAGCACTTATCGGAGGCGACAGCTTCTTTTATTACACAGGGACTTTCGAGGCTAAGAACGGTAGATGGCGCGGCGAATTGATGACGCGTCAACACACCGATGCGCCCGGCAAGAACCTCTTGTTTGGTGGACGGGAAGTCAGCTGCGGCTTCTCCGGGTCTTATGCCGACAAAACTGCAAAGGTTGAGGGCACAGCCCTCGTCGGCAAGGTCAGCGTGGCTTTCAGAGCTGAGTTGCAGTTGCTTCTGCCGATGCGGGGCTAAGAGATATTCGTTATCCCGGCCATTCTCGTAAAATGCAGAGTCCCGATGTTGAAAAGGACCAGAATCACTCAATTTGTTAGAATATCTGGATCATCTGCGGAGAACGATTTCTGTCGTGTGGTTGAAACACGCGCGGGTCGCACATAGACTGTGTGAATAGATTGCGCTGATGTTGCATGACGATCGGCGCTCCACTACGCCGAACTTCAGGCGGTCAGCTTTCCTAAGTGTGCAAATGCCCAGTGTCGCAGTATTTCTTCCCTTCATCGCCATCGCCTTGTTGCTAGCGGTCACGCCGGGCCCAGGCATTTTCTATATCGCAGCACGAACGCTGGACGGCGGTCTCGAAGAAGGGCTGTCTTCGAGCGCGGGCCTTGGTCTGGGCGGCCTTGTTCATGTCATCGGCGGCGCCGTCGGCATTTCCGCACTAGTCATGGCGAGCGCGGAGGCATTTACCGTTCTGAAGATCGCCGGCGCGTTTTACCTTATCTGGCTTGGGGTGAAATCGTGGCGAAGCGCGCGAAATGTCGGTCCGACCGTGGTGCGGAAAACAGGCGCAGGGCAAGCATTCCGGGAAGGTATTTTGGTCGAGGCGCTCAACCCAAAAACTGCTGCGTTCTTTCTCGCCTTCATTCCGCAATTTGTGGACCCGTCGAAGCCCGTAGCGATACAATTCATTCTCCTCGGGTTGATTGCGGTTGCGCTGAACACCGGAGTCGATCTGGGCGTGGCGTATTGGGCAGCCAAAGTTAGGTCGGGATTCACCGCGCGACCGACACTGCTCGTTAGGATGCGGCAAGCGTCAGGGGCGATCATGTGCGGATTAGGCGCGACGCTTTTGTTTGCGCGCCGCGCCGCCTGAGTTTTTTACGACGACGTGACGAATTCTGACGGCGCAACGTCATTGCCGCGGATCTGGCCAAGCAGTCCGTGTATATCGCCGAGCACCCACAGGTCGCGCACCTTTCCCGCTTCAAATTTGAACACCGGTGCGCCGAGCCAACCGACATGTCGGTTCGTCGCCGGGAGACCAAACATCGGCTCGCGTTGAATGCCGTGGAAGCGGACCTTGGCGGTAACGAGACTACCCTCCTCGACCATCAGCAGGATGTCCGTTGTATAATTCTGCAGGGAGCCGGTCACCCAGGCCACATAATCGGAAAATTGTTTGTGGCCCACCAGCACGGGTCCAAGAGAGCCGCGGAATGTGAAATCCTCATGGAATATCTGAGGGATCAGATCGACGTTCGCGTGATCCCACATATCCTTGTAAAATGCCCGGATGGTCTCTTTTTGCGGGCTGAGTACGACATCCTCGAATGTCATCGGGGCTTCCGTCGCGGGAACCAGATTGATCATCGGTTGAACTCCTGATTGCTGTCTTTGGTTCAGCGGTACATCGCAAGGTGAAGGTGTCGCCCTCACTCGTCTGCGACGGCAAAGGACATCGTTTAATCTGACAGGTGAGCATGCTGCTCGGCACGTAGCTCTAGTCGACTTCGTGTCGCTTCAGAATGGCCCCCAATCGTTTCGCGAAGACGTCAAGATCTTTTATGGAGAAGCCACCAAAACCGAGCATCAGGCCGGAACGACGCTTCTTCGATGCATATAGCGGCGAGACCGCCCGTACGACGATGCCCGCGGAACGCGCTTCACCTGCCACTTTCACATCATCGACTTTCTTTGGCAGCCAGACGACGAGATGCATTCCTTGATCACTCGGCTGTAGGACTGCCCATTCTGGAAACTCGCGTGAGATCGCCTCGATCAGAAATGTGCGTCGTTCAGCATACGCACTGCGAATTCTACGGATATGAGCTTCGAGATGTCCTTCGTCCATGAAAGCCGCGAGCACATGCTGATCTGCCGCCGGTGAATGGCGATCGACGATTGCCCGGGCGCCTGCGAAGGCGGCGACCAGTGGTTCCGGAACGATCGCGTAGCCAATCCGCATGGAGGAGAAGAGAACCTTGCTCATCGTACCGAGATAGACGACGCGTGTGGGATCAAGCCCCTGCAGCGATGGAAACGGGTGGCCGGAATAGCGCAGTTCGCTGTCGTAATCGTCCTCGATGATCCAGCCGTCGGAATCCTGTGCCCATCGAAGGAGAGCAAGGCGGCGCGACATGCTCATGGGCATCCCGATCGGATACTGATGCGATGGCGTAACGAACGCGGCCCTTGCGTCCGGACATGCATTCACCGCCCAATCGACATCAATCCCGTTTAGGTCCACCGGGACATGATGAGTTGTGACATCTAGAGCCTGAAGAACGGCTGTAATGCCCGGATAGGCCGGATCCTCGACCCAGACGGCGTCGCCGCGCCCCACCAGAACCGTTGCCGCCAGGAATAGTCCCTGCTGCGTCCCGGCGGTGATGATTACCTGCTCCGGAGTGCAACGGACTGCTCTGACCTTCCGGACGTGATCCGAAATCGCCTTGCGCAGTTCCGGAAGGCCACGCGGATCGACATAACCGCTCGGCGCCGCCGCGCGCGTTGCTCGAACTCTGTTACCAAGCCTTCGCCATGTCGCATCGGGCGCGGCTGCATCCGCTGGATGCGCGATCGCGAAAGGCAGACCGGGCTGCGGCTGCAGCAGTTGCTCGGCGGCGGCGAATTTCCTGGCATTGAACGGCATTTTGCCGCTCGTTCTCGGCTTGATCTGCAGCGGGCCGGACGAGGCCGGGACATCTACGCGCTTCAAATCTCGCACCACAGCGGTCCCGGCCCTCGGCAATGCCTCGAGATAGCCTTCGGCCTTGAGCTGCTCGAACGCCTCGACGATCGTTCCCCGCGCAAGACCCAGCGAAATGGCGAGCGTCCGCGTTGACGGCAATCGCTCGCCCGGTTTCAGGTCGCCAATCGTGATGGCATCGCGAAGGCCTTGGGCCAATTGATGTCCCACCCGACCGGATGTCCGGTCCAGAGTTTTCAGCGAAGGAAGAGCAAAGCTACTCTTGAGACGCGGCATATTGGTCCATTACGATATCGACAAGATCGACATCACAGTAGACCAGAAAGCCGCTCAGACCTAACGGATGGAGACATGGTCCCCATGTCAGGAGATAAAGGCCGTGACCTCGATCTCAACTTTTGCCGCGCGATCAACCAGGCCCGATACATAGAGGAGCGTAGACGGAGGGAAATTCCGCCCGAGTGTCGCTTTCCACGCCGCTCCGATGCCTGCCCCCGCTTCCGCGTATTCCTCTCGATCGGTCAGATACCACGTCAGCCGAACGATATGCTCCGCGCCTCCCCCAGCTTCTTTCAAAAGTCGGATGATCTTTTGAAGCGCGACGTCAGCCTGTCTGGCCAAATCAGCCGGGAATGTGCCGTCCTCA
It contains:
- a CDS encoding TRAP transporter large permease subunit, giving the protein MAHAQQIETRVEPAQLRAGWPRWVARANTALFTFTAVPAALLVLAEIGILFAGIVGRYVFHTPLIWSDELAGILFLWLAMLGSVLAFQRNEHMRMTAIVSKLDPDMRAFLDTVAVSASLAFLVLVIHPAYEFAADEVYVRTPALDIVNTWRAAALPVGMGLMLLVALLRLASVADWRRVLMAVALVAVIITALALLGPVLKPLGNLNLLIFFVFLVGAMVFAAVPIAFAFGLATVGYLTLTTGTPDVVVMGRMDEGMSHLILLAVPLFVFLGLLIEMTGMARAMVGFLASLLGHVHGGLHYVLVGAMYLVSGISGSKAADMAAVAPVLFPEMKKRGAKPGDLVALLSATGAQTETIPPSLVLITIGSVTGVSISALFTGGLLPGIVLAIMLCAVVWWRYRGEDLSQVERATKRQIGLAFVIAIPAIALPFVIRAAVVKGVATATEVSTIGIVYSALAGLLIYRQFAWRRLYPMLIDTAALSGAILLIIGAATGMAWALTQSGFSSSLATFMTGLPGGVPVFLAVTIVAFVILGSVLEGIPAIVLFGPLLFPIARQVGVHEVHYAMVVILAMGIGLFAPPFGVGYYAACAISRINPDEGMKPIIGYMLALLIGTLIVAAVPWISIGFL
- a CDS encoding TRAP transporter substrate-binding protein — translated: MTIQKRATISRRNLLMAGAAISFGGILTRPASAAEFTYKLATGQDPTHPVNVRGQEASDRIREATGGRLEIKLFPSNQLGSDTELLTQVRNGGVEFFNQSSSILATFVPAAGIVNTGFAFTNYAAIWQAMDGELGSYIRAQIAKTPIMTVSKVWDNGFRHVTSSGREIKTPDDLKNFKVRVPPAPILTSLFKALQAGPAPINFNEVYSSLQTKVVDGQENPLPIIATAKLYEVQKSCSLTGHVWDGYWILGNKRAFERLPKDVQEIVSREFDRSATDQRGDIAKLSESLRADLTSKGLQFIDVDRAIFRDALAKTSFYSEWKAKFGEEAWSQLEKVSGKLA
- a CDS encoding transketolase family protein, whose product is MKSVTTTPSGKPRLTTSAMIASIASEGQRTQSAPFGHALVELARARPEVIGMTADLGKYTDLHIFGKEFPDRYYQMGMAEQLLFGAASGLAAEGFMPFATTYAVFASRRAYDFIHQTIAEENRNVKIVCALPGLTSGYGPSHQAAEDLALFRAMPNMMVIDPCDAHEIEQAVPAIAAHQGPVYMRLLRGQVPLVLDEYDYRFEPGKAKLVRDGRDVLVISSGILTMRALEAAKALADDRIDVGVLHVPTIKPLDTETIIREAGKSGRLVVVAENHTLIGGLGEAVAGVLMRAGVYPTFRQIGLPDEFLDAGALPTLHDRYGISATAVASQIKGWL
- a CDS encoding transketolase, giving the protein MDTKTLANAPDIAERAYRVRRNALRMGEVQGQGYIAQALDIADVLAVAYFHAMRYRPEDPSWEGRDRFLLSNGHYAIALYAALIEAGIVPEAELETYGFDESRLPMSGMAAYTPGMEMSGGSLGLGLGIAVGRALGLKRKGSDARVYTLFSDGELDEGSVWEAIMSASHFKLDNMIAIVDVNNQQADGPSTQVMAFEPLVEKLEAFGWFVQRIDGNDLDAVVAAFDAAKHHTKPQPRMIVADTLMGKGVPFLEQREKNHFIRVEAHEWQLALKALDAGRSA
- a CDS encoding SDR family NAD(P)-dependent oxidoreductase, translating into MLLSEKTAVISGAASARGIGRATARLFASQGAKVAILDLDAAGAKSAAEELGPGHVGLGCDVSDPASCRNAAEQAIAAFGKIDILINNAGITQPLKLMDISPENWQRVVDVNMTGVLYLSQAFVPHMRTRRQGTIACMSSVSAQRGGGIFGGPHYSAAKAGVLGLAKAMARELGPDGIRVNSVTPGLIQTDITGGKLTPEMKADIISGIPLQRLGDAVDVANIYLFLASDLSAYVTGAVIDVNGGMLIH
- a CDS encoding LysR substrate-binding domain-containing protein; the encoded protein is MLRNLHLTALRAFEAVTRTGSFRLAADDLGLTPSAVSHAIRGLERDLGTVLFEREGRGIRLTPEGETLMRHVERGFGELHLGLGSVAARKPQLLKLHCAPSFAAQWLVPRLRRLLSDCPGLELRLATGTDYTKFLADEFDADIVYGVPPTGDYGSLKQGLIVLPLGTEVVTPLCAPSLAAAIRSPGDLLQQILIESDNKNVRWPAWFAANGLVAPLPNGPRFDRSFMSLSAAADEIGVALESTLLAEREIASGRLVRPLEGVSEDVFYTGHWLVFPRSRRYAPSMVTFIGWLTRELGININLEALEGTPACQIAPPPARAKAP
- a CDS encoding GrlR family regulatory protein, with protein sequence MPIANGLYSIRISMDGEDRRRASGIINLQDGALIGGDSFFYYTGTFEAKNGRWRGELMTRQHTDAPGKNLLFGGREVSCGFSGSYADKTAKVEGTALVGKVSVAFRAELQLLLPMRG
- a CDS encoding LysE family translocator; amino-acid sequence: MPSVAVFLPFIAIALLLAVTPGPGIFYIAARTLDGGLEEGLSSSAGLGLGGLVHVIGGAVGISALVMASAEAFTVLKIAGAFYLIWLGVKSWRSARNVGPTVVRKTGAGQAFREGILVEALNPKTAAFFLAFIPQFVDPSKPVAIQFILLGLIAVALNTGVDLGVAYWAAKVRSGFTARPTLLVRMRQASGAIMCGLGATLLFARRAA
- a CDS encoding ester cyclase — encoded protein: MTFEDVVLSPQKETIRAFYKDMWDHANVDLIPQIFHEDFTFRGSLGPVLVGHKQFSDYVAWVTGSLQNYTTDILLMVEEGSLVTAKVRFHGIQREPMFGLPATNRHVGWLGAPVFKFEAGKVRDLWVLGDIHGLLGQIRGNDVAPSEFVTSS
- a CDS encoding PLP-dependent aminotransferase family protein encodes the protein MPRLKSSFALPSLKTLDRTSGRVGHQLAQGLRDAITIGDLKPGERLPSTRTLAISLGLARGTIVEAFEQLKAEGYLEALPRAGTAVVRDLKRVDVPASSGPLQIKPRTSGKMPFNARKFAAAEQLLQPQPGLPFAIAHPADAAAPDATWRRLGNRVRATRAAAPSGYVDPRGLPELRKAISDHVRKVRAVRCTPEQVIITAGTQQGLFLAATVLVGRGDAVWVEDPAYPGITAVLQALDVTTHHVPVDLNGIDVDWAVNACPDARAAFVTPSHQYPIGMPMSMSRRLALLRWAQDSDGWIIEDDYDSELRYSGHPFPSLQGLDPTRVVYLGTMSKVLFSSMRIGYAIVPEPLVAAFAGARAIVDRHSPAADQHVLAAFMDEGHLEAHIRRIRSAYAERRTFLIEAISREFPEWAVLQPSDQGMHLVVWLPKKVDDVKVAGEARSAGIVVRAVSPLYASKKRRSGLMLGFGGFSIKDLDVFAKRLGAILKRHEVD
- a CDS encoding RidA family protein gives rise to the protein MNVIQPQEWAKPKGFSHGVVVEGPGRWIVLAGQTGDEDGTFPADLARQADVALQKIIRLLKEAGGGAEHIVRLTWYLTDREEYAEAGAGIGAAWKATLGRNFPPSTLLYVSGLVDRAAKVEIEVTAFIS